Below is a genomic region from Rhodospirillum centenum SW.
TCACATGGCTGACATTGGGTGCGGCCGTGAGCCGCGTGGTAAGGAACCGCTGGTAGGAATCCCAGTCTGAGGCGACGATCTTCAGCAGGAAGTCCGTCTCCCCGGCCAGCATGTTGCACTCGCGGACCTCGGGCCAACTGTTGACCAGGTCCTCGAATCTCTTAAGGTCCTGCTCCGCCTGGGAGGAGAGGCCGACCTGGGCGAACACGGTGACGTGGAACCCCAGAGCCTCCGGATTGATGTCCGCATGATAGCCACGGATATAGCCAGCCTCCTCCAGGGCGCGGACACGCCGAAGGCAGGGGGGCGCGGAGATGCCGGCGCGCCGCGCCAGCTCCACGTTCGTCATACGGCCATCCGCCTGAAGGTCACGGAGGATGCGCCGATCGATCCGGTCGAGTTTGACCCGCCGCATGTTGATTTCTTGAGGCTCCAGGGGTTGGTGTTTGGGAAATGATATTACACGAGCCATCCGCGGGCGCCAAGAGACGCCCGCTGCCCTTCGCTCTTCCGTCTGTTCGCTC
It encodes:
- a CDS encoding Lrp/AsnC family transcriptional regulator; amino-acid sequence: MRRVKLDRIDRRILRDLQADGRMTNVELARRAGISAPPCLRRVRALEEAGYIRGYHADINPEALGFHVTVFAQVGLSSQAEQDLKRFEDLVNSWPEVRECNMLAGETDFLLKIVASDWDSYQRFLTTRLTAAPNVSHVKSALAIRQSKFAPGVPVDVDVGPEIKDEDDEEE